One part of the Calditrichota bacterium genome encodes these proteins:
- a CDS encoding DUF1353 domain-containing protein has protein sequence MTDKHIEYRSGYKYQLAKDYHIKTSIKPDKDVDNQFISLDRQGNLVVKSGYAWDGTSGPVVDTKYNLRASLVHDALYQLMRKRKLTAKKHKDKADKLFRRICIKDGVLVPVAQVYYQALKALGKPSTDPKNAKKIKKAP, from the coding sequence ATGACAGATAAACATATTGAATATAGGTCAGGATACAAATATCAATTAGCTAAAGATTATCACATTAAAACATCAATAAAGCCTGATAAGGATGTTGATAATCAATTTATTTCATTAGACAGGCAAGGAAATTTAGTCGTTAAAAGCGGATATGCTTGGGATGGTACATCTGGCCCTGTTGTTGATACAAAATATAATCTGAGGGCCTCTTTGGTTCATGATGCTCTTTATCAATTAATGAGGAAAAGAAAGCTTACAGCTAAAAAGCATAAGGATAAAGCTGATAAACTTTTTCGTAGGATTTGTATAAAAGACGGGGTATTAGTCCCTGTGGCCCAGGTATATTATCAGGCACTGAAAGCTTTAGGTAAGCCTTCTACGGATCCTAAGAATGCGAAAAAGATTAAAAAAGCTCCATAA